A single genomic interval of Nonomuraea rubra harbors:
- a CDS encoding extradiol ring-cleavage dioxygenase, with product MAEVVAVIASTHHPFYYRANTATGEDRPPFADEWVRKVMAFRETLTRARPDVLVMVGSDHFHQLWLDNMPQFLIGKAPYYDANFYNEEREFGLPRMVCRGQEDLSAHLLREGLDAGFDLAFSNELRIDHSITCPIITLRPQNDLPIVPVYTNIFAPPLPRPKRFVQLGRAIREMVESWPSDQRVAIIGTGHLSLELGGPRQFGPHGPDPEFDRKAVEWISSGDIEGCLAEVTLDSLHLPGNATHGFMDFMLMMGVAGDGRKADYVDTYDLFHTMEAYFTWFPDGGGRS from the coding sequence CCGCGCCAACACCGCCACCGGCGAGGACCGCCCGCCGTTCGCCGACGAGTGGGTGCGCAAGGTGATGGCGTTCCGGGAGACGCTGACCAGGGCCAGGCCGGACGTGCTGGTGATGGTCGGTTCCGACCACTTCCACCAGCTCTGGCTGGACAACATGCCGCAGTTCCTGATCGGCAAGGCGCCCTACTACGACGCGAACTTCTACAACGAGGAACGCGAGTTCGGCCTGCCCCGCATGGTGTGCCGGGGGCAGGAGGACCTGTCGGCGCACCTGCTGCGCGAGGGCCTGGACGCCGGGTTCGACCTGGCCTTCTCCAACGAGCTGCGGATCGACCACTCGATCACCTGCCCGATCATCACCTTGCGCCCGCAGAACGACCTGCCGATCGTGCCCGTCTACACCAACATCTTCGCCCCTCCCCTGCCGCGGCCGAAACGGTTCGTGCAGCTCGGGCGGGCCATCAGGGAGATGGTGGAGTCGTGGCCGTCCGACCAGCGGGTCGCGATCATCGGCACCGGGCACCTGTCGCTGGAGCTCGGCGGGCCGCGCCAGTTCGGGCCGCACGGCCCCGACCCCGAGTTCGACCGCAAGGCCGTGGAGTGGATCTCCTCGGGGGACATCGAGGGCTGCCTGGCCGAGGTCACCCTCGACAGCCTGCACCTGCCGGGCAACGCCACCCACGGGTTCATGGACTTCATGCTCATGATGGGGGTGGCGGGGGACGGGCGTAAGGCCGACTACGTGGACACCTACGACCTGTTCCACACCATGGAGGCGTACTTCACCTGGTTCCCGGACGGAGGCGGCCGGTCGTGA
- a CDS encoding zinc-binding dehydrogenase, with protein sequence MNDRPTGPAADQPSDRPTGPAAGELSDRATGPVPGTAPAAPAATAATAATAAPVMVAARVEVCGEAPVVAGCPLPVAGGGREVVRVLAAPITPLDLLCATGASYFGTPAVPYVPGVQGVGTVGGRLVWFPTAAGMAAGDGSMAELAPARAEELVELPAGTDPFAMAALGLSAVAAYLALTWRGELADGEQVLVLGGGGVVGQAAIQLARLAGARRVVAAARSEDGMRRARRAGADAVVPLGPVARAVPGRRIAPEADGGRAGAETVTDGGRAGAETVAGQVEELARRLAAVCDGPVDLVLDPLFGVPAAAAARTLRNGGRLVNLGGSASETCPLDSATLRSRSLRLLGYTNNELTREQRSAAITYVAQQSAAGRLRVEHEVVPLAQAADAWQRQAAGTTNGRIVLHTG encoded by the coding sequence ATGAACGACCGCCCCACCGGCCCGGCCGCCGACCAGCCCTCCGACCGCCCCACCGGGCCGGCCGCCGGCGAGCTCTCCGATCGCGCCACCGGCCCGGTCCCGGGCACCGCGCCCGCTGCGCCCGCTGCGACCGCTGCGACCGCTGCGACCGCTGCGCCGGTAATGGTCGCCGCTCGGGTCGAGGTCTGCGGGGAGGCTCCCGTGGTCGCCGGTTGCCCCTTGCCCGTGGCCGGTGGAGGGCGGGAGGTCGTGCGGGTGCTCGCCGCTCCGATCACGCCGCTGGACCTGCTGTGCGCCACCGGGGCGTCGTACTTCGGGACGCCCGCGGTGCCGTACGTGCCGGGTGTCCAGGGGGTGGGGACGGTGGGCGGGCGGCTCGTGTGGTTCCCGACGGCGGCGGGGATGGCGGCGGGTGACGGGAGCATGGCCGAGCTGGCTCCGGCCCGGGCCGAGGAGCTGGTCGAGCTGCCCGCAGGGACCGATCCGTTCGCCATGGCGGCGCTGGGGCTGTCGGCGGTGGCCGCGTACCTGGCGCTGACGTGGCGGGGTGAGCTGGCGGACGGCGAGCAGGTGCTGGTGCTGGGCGGGGGCGGCGTGGTGGGGCAGGCCGCCATCCAGCTCGCCCGCCTGGCGGGGGCGCGGCGGGTGGTGGCGGCGGCACGTTCCGAGGACGGGATGCGGCGCGCCCGGCGGGCGGGCGCCGATGCCGTGGTCCCGCTGGGCCCCGTGGCGAGAGCCGTACCAGGCCGGCGAATCGCCCCTGAGGCCGACGGCGGGCGAGCCGGCGCGGAGACCGTGACCGACGGCGGGCGAGCCGGCGCGGAGACCGTGGCCGGCCAGGTGGAGGAGCTTGCGCGCCGGCTCGCCGCCGTCTGTGACGGGCCCGTGGACCTGGTGCTCGATCCCCTCTTCGGCGTCCCGGCCGCGGCGGCGGCGCGTACGTTGCGCAACGGCGGGCGCCTGGTCAACCTCGGTGGCTCGGCGTCGGAGACCTGCCCGCTCGACTCCGCCACCCTGCGCAGCCGCTCACTGCGCCTCCTGGGTTACACCAACAACGAGCTCACCCGTGAGCAGCGGTCGGCGGCCATCACGTACGTCGCGCAGCAGTCGGCGGCCGGGCGGCTGCGGGTGGAGCACGAGGTGGTGCCGCTGGCACAGGCGGCGGACGCGTGGCAGCGCCAGGCGGCGGGCACCACGAACGGCCGGATCGTCCTGCACACAGGCTGA
- a CDS encoding LLM class F420-dependent oxidoreductase → MDLSGVGVWSHHLRYGDPGEAADAAAELDELGFRALWFPDGGGPVFDAVANLLTATREIVVATGILNLWMHDPAGVASSFASLSAAHDGRFLMGIGVSHAVAVNNEQEPARYRKPLAAMSAFLDELDRADQPVPAESRVLAALGPKMLDMAARRARGAHPYLVTPEHTRRAREALGEGPLLLPEQTVILCADREEARAIGDGWLRGYLALPNYANNLLRLGYSPEELASVSDRVFDDVFAWGDEEAILRRVDEHRAAGADHVCVQVVTAEAQVFPRKEWRLLAAALR, encoded by the coding sequence GTGGATCTTTCCGGTGTGGGCGTGTGGAGTCACCACCTGCGTTACGGCGACCCGGGCGAGGCCGCCGACGCGGCCGCCGAGCTCGACGAGCTGGGGTTCCGGGCCCTGTGGTTCCCGGACGGCGGCGGGCCGGTCTTCGACGCGGTCGCCAACCTGCTGACCGCGACCCGGGAGATCGTCGTGGCCACGGGCATTCTCAACCTCTGGATGCACGACCCGGCCGGCGTCGCCTCCTCCTTCGCCTCGCTGTCGGCGGCGCACGACGGACGGTTCCTGATGGGCATCGGCGTGAGCCACGCGGTCGCCGTCAACAACGAACAGGAGCCGGCCCGCTACCGCAAGCCGCTGGCGGCGATGTCGGCGTTCCTCGACGAGCTCGACCGGGCGGACCAGCCGGTTCCCGCCGAGAGCCGGGTGCTGGCCGCGCTCGGCCCGAAGATGCTGGACATGGCCGCCAGGCGGGCGCGCGGCGCGCACCCGTACCTCGTCACCCCCGAGCACACCCGGCGCGCGCGGGAGGCACTGGGGGAGGGGCCGCTGCTGCTCCCGGAGCAGACGGTGATCCTCTGCGCGGACAGGGAGGAGGCACGCGCGATCGGCGACGGCTGGCTGCGGGGCTACCTCGCCCTGCCGAACTACGCCAACAACCTCCTGCGTCTCGGCTACTCGCCCGAGGAGCTGGCGTCGGTGAGCGACCGCGTGTTCGACGACGTGTTCGCGTGGGGGGACGAGGAGGCGATCCTGCGACGGGTGGACGAGCATCGCGCCGCCGGCGCCGATCACGTGTGCGTGCAGGTGGTCACCGCCGAGGCCCAGGTCTTTCCGCGGAAGGAGTGGCGCCTCCTCGCCGCCGCGCTGCGCTGA
- a CDS encoding aspartate/glutamate racemase family protein produces MSRPATGVDRPAGPAGVTVAMLHTVPALAAPLAELAAEVRPDARILHFVDESLLQDTIAAGGPPPHVLRRVAAYAAYAEESGAGTLLVTCSSIGEAAERARPFAALPILRIDEPMAEQAVREGARIGVLATLATTLGPTTRAVQRAAARREAEREVVPRLCEGAFEALRAGDAARHDTLVLDGFRELAAKVDVVVLAQASMARIVGEAGGGVPVLSSPRSGVAQLAQA; encoded by the coding sequence GTGAGCCGTCCCGCGACCGGTGTGGATCGGCCGGCGGGGCCGGCCGGGGTGACGGTCGCGATGCTGCACACCGTGCCCGCGCTCGCCGCCCCCCTCGCCGAGCTGGCCGCCGAGGTGCGGCCGGACGCGCGGATCCTGCACTTCGTGGACGAGAGCCTGCTCCAGGACACCATCGCCGCCGGCGGCCCGCCGCCGCACGTGCTGCGCCGGGTGGCGGCGTACGCGGCCTACGCCGAGGAGTCCGGCGCGGGCACGTTGCTGGTGACCTGCTCGTCCATCGGCGAGGCGGCCGAGCGGGCGCGCCCCTTCGCCGCGCTGCCGATCCTGCGGATCGACGAGCCGATGGCCGAGCAGGCCGTACGGGAAGGCGCCCGGATCGGCGTGCTGGCCACGCTCGCCACCACCCTCGGCCCCACCACCCGCGCGGTCCAGCGGGCGGCGGCGCGGCGCGAGGCGGAACGGGAGGTCGTGCCCCGGCTGTGCGAGGGGGCGTTCGAGGCGTTGCGGGCCGGGGACGCCGCCCGGCACGACACGCTGGTCCTCGACGGGTTCCGGGAGCTGGCGGCGAAGGTGGACGTGGTGGTGCTGGCCCAGGCGTCCATGGCCCGGATCGTGGGTGAGGCGGGCGGCGGCGTCCCGGTGCTGTCGTCGCCGCGCTCGGGAGTGGCCCAGCTCGCCCAGGCCTGA